A genomic region of Papaver somniferum cultivar HN1 chromosome 7, ASM357369v1, whole genome shotgun sequence contains the following coding sequences:
- the LOC113296065 gene encoding F-box/kelch-repeat protein At1g15670-like: MYTQAYRLGLFEPGKGELHELPPIPGCEDGLPRFCHSTGVGRNIVFIGGWNTKTWELLNSVYIYDSITGMWRRGVDMPGGKRSSFACVSDLNRMVYIAGGHDQEKSTLRSALAYDVLGDVWLSLPDMARQRDECGYETEMQGDFDKSVEVFDVNTWNWDWDEKNILETDVCHKTCVFDHHGNLYKCDSAHLACFHGSTWQRLIRLPTDVHLGTFIATWKDKVFVIGAKIFGGLPNCYAVEFEKQNGTISLTKLEMPEKFIGPVQFGCDREL, from the exons atgtacacacaggcATACCGTCTTGGTCTTTTTGAACCGGGTAAGGGGGAATTGCATGAGTTGCCGCCTATTCCCGGTTGTGAAGATGGTTTACCTCGCTTTTGTCACAGTACCGGAGTTGGCCGGAATATTGTCTTTATTGGCGGCTGGAATACGAAAACGTGGGAACTTTTGAATTCGGTTTATATTTACGATTCAATCACCGGGATGTGGCGACGTGGTGTTGATATGCCTGGTGGTAAGAGATCGTCTTTTGCTTGTGTGTCCGATTTGAATCGTATGGTTTACATCGCTGGTGGACACGACCAAGAAAAGAGCACCTTGAGATCTGCTCTAGCTTATGATGTTTTGGGTGATGTATGGTTATCCCTTCCTGACATGGCAAGACAGAGAGATGAAT GTGGGTATGAAACTGAAATGCAAGGAGATTTTGACAAATCAGTAGAAGTTTTTGATGTCAACACGTGGAATTGGGATTGGGATGAAAAGAATATATTAGAGACCGATGTGTGCCACAAAACGTGTGTATTCGATCATCATGGAAATCTCTACAAATGTGATTCGGCGCACTTGGCTTGTTTTCATGGTTCTACGTGGCAGCGATTGATCAGGCTTCCTACGGATGTACATTTGGGAACCTTTATTGCAACGTGGAAGGATAAGGTGTTTGTGATTGGTGCAAAAATCTTTGGCGGGCTACCAAATTGTTATGCGGTAGAGTTTgagaaacaaaatggaacaatttCATTGACAAAGTTGGAAATGCCTGAAAAATTTATTGGCCCTGTACAATTTGGTTGCGACAGAGAATTGTGA